One Canis lupus dingo isolate Sandy chromosome 29, ASM325472v2, whole genome shotgun sequence genomic region harbors:
- the LOC112678463 gene encoding ras-related protein Rab-28-like has protein sequence MWDSEEESQDRQLKIVVLGDGTSGKTSLATCFAQETFGKQYKQTIGPDFFLRRITLPGNLNVTLQVWDIGGQTIGGKMLDKYIYGAQGILLVCDITNYQSFENLEDWYSVMKKVSEESETQPLVALVGNKIDLEHMRMVKLEKHLRLCQENGFSSHFVSAKTGDSVFLCFQKVAAEILGIKLNKAEIEQSQRVVKADIVNYNQEPMSRTVNPPRSSMCAVQ, from the coding sequence ATGTGGGACTCGGAGGAGGAGAGCCAGGACCGGCAACTGAAAATCGTCGTGCTGGGGGACGGCACCTCCGGGAAGACCTCCTTAGCTACGTGCTTTGCTCAAGAAACTTTTGGGAAACAGTACAAACAAACTATAGGACCGGATTTCTTTTTGAGAAGGATAACACTTCCAGGAAACTTGAATGTTACTCTTCAAGTTTGGGATATAGGAGGACAGACAATAGGAGGCAAGATGTTGGATAAATATATCTATGGAGCACAGGGAATTCTCTTGGTATGTGATATTACAAATTATCAAAGCTTTGAGAATTTGGAAGACTGGTATTCTGTGATGAAGAAAGTGAGCGAGGAGTCAGAAACTCAGCCGCTGGTTGCGTTGGTGGGCAATAAAATTGATTTGGAGCATATGCGAATGGTAAAACTTGAAAAACACTTACGGCTTTGCCAGGAAAATGGTTTTAGTAGCCACTTTGTCTCAGCAAAGACAGGAGACTCTGTCTTCCTGTGTTTTCAGAAGGTTGCTGCTGAAATCCTTGGAATCAAGTTaaacaaagcagaaatagaaCAGTCACAGAGGGTGGTGAAGGCAGATATTGTAAACTACAATCAGGAACCTATGTCAAGAACTGTTAACCCTCCTAGGAGCTCTATGTGTGCAGTTCAGTGA